One Prunus dulcis chromosome 8, ALMONDv2, whole genome shotgun sequence DNA window includes the following coding sequences:
- the LOC117637276 gene encoding protein SYM1-like — protein sequence MTAVFRRNTNITRLLHKHSITDPIGAPTLLQSQTQSKAYLRFPQVFRKARDYDLSPSVFSSAFSSSKSSAETTSVSKLGFVGWYLGMLQHRPILTKSVTAALIYTAADLSSQTLAKSSFSESYDAVRTLRMAGYGMLVLGPSMHFWFNFMSRVFPKRDIFSTLKKMAMGQTLYGPAMTVVFFSLNACLQGENGTEIGARLKRDLFPTLLNGVMYWPLCDFITFRFIPVQLQPLVSNGFSYLWTIYMTYMAGLEKAGTTS from the exons ATGACGGCCGTTTTCAGAAGAAACACTAACATCACCCGCCTTCTACACAAGCACTCCATCACCGACCCGATCGGAGCCCCGACTCTTCTCCAATCCCAAACGCAGTCCAAAGCCTACCTCCGCTTCCCCCAAGTTTTCCGGAAAGCCAGAGACTACGACCTCTCTCCCTCTGTCTTCTCCTCCgccttttcttcctccaagtCCTCTGCTGAAACGACGTCGGTTTCTAAGCTTGGGTTCGTGGGTTGGTATCTGGGTATGCTCCAGCACCGGCCCATTTTGACAAAGAGTGTCACTGCAGCGCTTATTTACACTGCTGCTGATTTGTCTTCCCAG ACATTAGCAAAATCATCATTTTCAGAATCTTATGATGCTGTAAGGACATTGCGCATGGCTGGATATGGGATGCTGGTTTTAGGGCCATCCATGCATTTCTGGTTCAATTTCATGTCAAGAGTCTTCCCAAAACGTGATATCTTCTCTACATTGAAGAAAATGGCTATGGGGCAGACGCTTTATGGACCTGCCATGACTgttgttttcttctccttgAATGCATGTCTACAAG GTGAAAACGGTACAGAAATTGGTGCCCGTTTAAAGCGAGACTTGTTCCCAACATTGTTAAATGGTGTTATGTACTGGCCACTATGCGATTTTATCACATTCAGATTCATTCCTGTCCAATTACAG CCATTAGTGAGCAATGGATTTTCGTATCTGTGGACCATTTATATGACATATATGGCAGGCCTGGAGAAAGCAGGCACAACTTCCTAG
- the LOC117638866 gene encoding uncharacterized protein LOC117638866 has translation MVPNQSYTRIDTLELKGLIIQRIGHQRAEKYFDLIRRLFSSKISKCEFDKFCNRTIGRENVHLHNRLIKSIIKNACLAKVPPLTGLKKGGSTLNVKVANGYQKNGFQSVNADAFPQSPRKGRSPVNRERKFRDRPSPLGPNGKPQNLASEEFISKAQEQQSASELLSLGSRPPVEVASVEDGEEVEQDAGSPSIQSRSPVTAPLGINLGGSRKALPNVSLCSTYHPETCQNCGELPDTRSLRSRLERKLDLEGVSVSVDCVNLLNNGLDAYLKRLIEPCIQLAGTRHGNEHLKQLSGSYPYKDGLNGMSLLRNMQRERKPTYVTVSDFSTSVELNPQILGADWAIQREKIVLRASEE, from the coding sequence ATGGTGCCCAATCAAAGCTATACTCGTATCGACACTCTAGAGCTGAAAGGTCTGATTATCCAAAGGATTGGGCATCAGAGAGCTGAGAAATACTTTGATCTGATCAGGAGATTGTTTAGTTCAAAGATTAGCAAGTGTGAATTCGACAAGTTTTGCAATCGGACTATTGGGAGGGAAAATGTCCATCTTCATAACCGACTTATCAAATCAATTATCAAGAATGCCTGCCTTGCAAAAGTTCCACCCTTGACAGGTCTTAAGAAAGGGGGAAGTACCCTGAATGTTAAAGTGGCGAATGGCTATCAGAAGAATGGTTTTCAATCAGTTAATGCGGATGCATTTCCTCAATCTCCTCGCAAGGGCAGGTCTCCAGTTAATCGGGAACGCAAGTTCCGGGACCGCCCAAGCCCTTTGGGGCCAAATGGAAAGCCCCAAAATTTGGCATCTGAGGAGTTCATTTCTAAAGCACAGGAGCAGCAAAGCGCTAGTGAATTGCTTTCTCTTGGAAGCAGACCTCCTGTTGAAGTTGCCTCTGTAGAAGATGGAGAAGAGGTCGAACAGGACGCAGGAAGCCCATCTATTCAAAGTAGAAGCCCAGTAACAGCTCCTCTAGGTATAAATTTGGGTGGATCACGTAAAGCTCTTCCTAATGTATCATTGTGTAGTACTTACCACCCTGAGACCTGTCAAAACTGTGGCGAGCTACCTGATACAAGATCATTAAGAAGTCGTTTGGAGCGGAAGTTGGACTTGGAGGGCGTTAGTGTCTCTGTAGACTGTGTTAACCTCTTGAATAATGGATTAGATGCTTACCTAAAGAGATTAATAGAACCTTGTATTCAGCTAGCTGGGACAAGGCATGGCAATGAGCACTTAAAACAACTAAGTGGCTCATACCCGTACAAAGATGGTTTGAATGGGATGTCACTTCTGAGAAATAtgcaaagagaaagaaaacctaCTTATGTGACTGTATCGGATTTTTCTACCTCAGTTGAGCTAAATCCCCAGATACTCGGTGCAGATTGGGCCATACAGCGTGAGAAGATTGTCTTGCGTGCTTCTGAAGAGTGA
- the LOC117612232 gene encoding uncharacterized protein LOC117612232, with the protein MLPNQSYSRIDTSELKFTIVQKIGHQRAEKYFDLTRRLFGLKISKCDFNKFCIRTIGRENVHLHNKLIRSIIKNACLARTPPLTGIRKTGGALNAKVVIGYQKSCAQPLYGDTFPQCPRKGRSAVNRDRKFRDRPSPLGPNGKPQNIAYEELISKAHEQQSPTELLSLDSRPPIEVASEDGEEVEQVAGSPAIQSRSPVTAPFGISMHLVGSRKAFPNVSVCGGTYHRETCQNCGELPDTKSLRSHLERKLEMEGIGVSVDCVNLLNNGLDTFLKRLLEPCIRLAGTRHGDEHLKQLNSLYICGSNGTLRGGHMQRETKSTYASMLDFCAAVELNPQILGENWPIQLEKIVVRASEE; encoded by the coding sequence ATGTTGCCCAATCAAAGCTATTCTCGTATTGACACTTCAGAGCTAAAATTTacaattgttcaaaaaattgGGCATCAGAGAGCTGAGAAATACTTTGATCTGACCAGAAGATTGTTTGGTTTGAAGATTAGCAAGTGTGACTTCAACAAATTCTGCATTCGGACTATTGGGAGGGAAAATGTCCATCTTCATAACAAGCTTATTAGGTCAATTATCAAGAATGCTTGCCTTGCAAGAACTCCACCACTGACAGGTATTAGGAAAACGGGAGGTGCCCTCAATGCTAAAGTTGTAATTGGCTATCAGAAGAGTTGTGCTCAACCGCTTTACGGGGATACATTTCCTCAATGCCCTCGCAAGGGCCGGTCTGCTGTTAATCGAGATCGTAAGTTTCGGGATCGTCCAAGTCCTTTGGGGCCAAATGGAAAGCCCCAAAATATTGCATATGAGGAATTGATTTCCAAAGCACATGAGCAGCAAAGTCCTACTGAGTTGCTTTCTCTTGACAGCAGGCCTCCCATTGAAGTTGCCTCTGAGGATGGAGAAGAAGTTGAACAGGTTGCAGGGAGCCCAGCTATTCAAAGTAGAAGCCCAGTAACAGCTCCCTTTGGTATATCCATGCATTTGGTTGGATCACGTAAAGCTTTTCCTAATGTATCAGTGTGTGGTGGTACATACCACCGTGAAACCTGTCAAAACTGTGGTGAGCTACCTGATACAAAATCGTTAAGAAGTCATTTGGAGCGTAAGTTGGAGATGGAGGGTATTGGTGTTTCTGTAGACTGTGTTAACCTCTTGAACAATGGGTTAGATACTTTCCTGAAGAGATTACTGGAACCTTGTATTCGATTAGCTGGGACAAGGCATGGGGATGAGCACTTAAAACAACTAAACAGTCTGTATATATGTGGTTCAAATGGGACATTGCGTGGGGGACATAtgcaaagagaaacaaaatctACTTATGCATCCATGTTAGATTTTTGTGCAGCAGTGGAGTTAAATCCGCAAATACTTGGCGAAAATTGGCCCATACAGCTTGAGAAGATTGTCGTACGTGCTTCTGaagagtga
- the LOC117638145 gene encoding probable polyamine transporter At3g19553, with product MAEEGIVSDDTKNTAAKPNPKLTLLPLIALIFYEVSGGPFGVEDSVRAGGGPLLSLLGFLVFPLFWSIPEALVTAELATSFPENGGYVLWISAAFGPFWGFQEGFWKWFSGVMDNALYPVLFLDYLKHSFPIFNRLIARIPALLGITFSLTYLNYRGLHIVGFSAVSLAIFSLCPFLVMAILSIPRIRVKQWLVVDFKKVDWRGYFNSMFWNLNYWDKASTLAGEVENPSKTFPKALLGAVVVVVSSYLIPLLAGTGALNSASSDWTDGYFAEVGMLIGGFWLKWWIQAAAAMSNMGLFEAEMSSDAFQLLGMSEMGMLPAIFASRSKYGTPTVSILCSATGVIFLSWMSFQEILEFLNFLYAIGMLLEFAAFIKLRVKKPDLHRPYKVPFQTFGATMLCLPPALLLVLVMCLASLRTFFVSGCVIIAGVLLYPLLVHAKDRKWAHFDAEQPAEPPLNCPAGHSSALQLHPEDADEASVGLLTDLSPDTEQEPSKLRSEEVLKLE from the exons ATGGCTGAAGAGGGAATAGTCAGTGATGATACAAAGAACACAGCCgcaaaaccaaacccaaagtTGACACTTTTGCCTCTTATAGCTCTAATTTTCTATGAGGTTTCTGGGGGCCCTTTTGGTGTAGAGGATTCAGTCAGGGCTGGGGGTGGCCCTCTTTTGTCTTTGCTTGGTTTCTTGGTGTTTCCCTTGTTTTGGAGCATCCCAGAAGCTTTAGTGACAGCTGAGCTTGCCACAAGCTTCCCTGAAAATGGTGGATATGTGCTCTGGATATCAGCAGCTTTTGGGCCTTTCTGGGGTTTCCAAGAGGGCTTTTGGAAATGGTTTAGTGGGGTTATGGACAACGCTCTTTACCCTGTCCTATTCCTGGATTACTTGAAGCATTCATTTCCCATCTTCAACCGGTTGATAGCTCGAATTCCAGCTCTTTTGGGAATAACATTCTCATTGACATACTTGAACTACCGTGGACTACACATTGTCGGGTTCTCTGCTGTTTCCCTTGCGATTTTCTCACTTTGCCCGTTTCTTGTAATGGCGATTCTTTCGATTCCCAGAATAAGGGTGAAGCAGTGGCTAGTTGTGGACTTTAAGAAGGTGGATTGGAGGGGATACTTCAATAGTATGTTTTGGAATCTGAACTATTGGGATAAGGCAAGTACCCTTGCAGGGGAGGTTGAAAATCCAAGTAAGACATTTCCAAAGGCTCTTCTCGGGGCTGTAGTTGTGGTGGTTTCTTCATATTTGATCCCACTTCTTGCTGGAACAGGAGCTTTAAACTCTGCCTCTAGTGACTGGACTGATGGGTACTTTGCAGAAGTTGGGATGTTAATAGGTGGCTTTTGGCTTAAGTGGTGGATTCAAGCAGCTGCTGCAATGTCTAACATGGGGTTGTTTGAAGCAGAAATGAGCAGTGATGCCTTTCAACTTCTTGGGATGAGTGAGATGGGAATGCTTCCGGCTATATTTGCTTCAAG GTCAAAGTATGGAACACCTACTGTTAGCATTTTGTGCTCTGCTACCGGAGTTATCTTCTTGTCGTGGATGAGTTTTCAGGAGATCTTggaatttcttaatttcttataTGCTATAGGAATGCTTCTTGAATTTGCAGCTTTTATAAAATTGAGAGTAAAGAAGCCAGACCTTCATCGACCTTACAAAGTCCCCTTCCAAACATTTGGGGCAACAATGCTTTGCCTGCCTCCTGCATTGTTGCTTGTTCTTGTTATGTGCTTGGCTTCTCTAAGGACTTTCTTTGTAAGTGGTTGTGTAATCATTGCTGGGGTTTTGTTGTACCCTCTTTTAGTTCATGCAAAGGATAGGAAGTGGGCACATTTTGATGCAGAACAACCTGCTGAGCCTCCCCTTAACTGTCCGGCTGGCCATTCATCGGCTTTGCAGTTGCATCCAGAAGATGCAGATGAGGCTTCAGTTGGCCTTCTCACAGACTTGTCACCTGATACAGAACAAGAACCCTCCAAATTGAGGTCAGAAGAAGTCTTGAAATTAGAGTAG
- the LOC117637786 gene encoding FAD-linked sulfhydryl oxidase ERV1, whose product MSEHPLQALFQTVAKVSNSIQAQLSNLIGQPHHSSPTTQTRLFSVSSSSKVRSSENVSTHPQPTDLINEKKGNSASPLTKEELGRATWTFLHTLAAQYPDKPTRQQKKDVKELMSILSRMYPCKECADHFQEILRSNPVHAGSHAEFSQWLCHVHNTVNRSLSKPVFPCERVDARWGKLECEQRACDLLGLTSGFEDKMY is encoded by the exons ATGTCGGAGCATCCATTGCAGGCACTGTTTCAAACTGTTGCGAAAGtctcaaattcaattcaagCCCAACTTTCTAATCTCATAGGCCAACCTCACCACTCCTCTCCCACAACCCAAACACGCCTTTTCTCTgtctcttcctcctccaaaGTACGTTCGTCAGAAAATGTCTCCACCCATCCCCAGCCCACCGATCTCATCAACGAGAAAAAG GGAAATTCGGCTAGTCCTTTGACTAAAGAAGAGCTTGGAAGAGCCACTTGGACTTTTCTTCACACTCTTGCTGCTCAG tATCCAGATAAACCAACAAGGCAACAGAAGAAGGATGTAAAAGAATTG ATGTCAATATTATCACGAATGTACCCCTGCAAGGAATGCGCAGATCACTTTCAAGAAATTCTCAG ATCAAATCCTGTACATGCTGGATCACATGCTGAATTCTCCCAATGGCTTTGTCACGTGCATAATACAGTTAACAGAAG CCTTAGCAAACCGGTTTTCCCCTGTGAGCGAGTTGATGCAAGGTGGGGCAAGTTAGAGTGTGAGCAGCGTGCATGCGATCTACTAGGACTTACTTCAGGATTTGAAGACAAAATGTATTAA
- the LOC117637313 gene encoding RING finger protein ETP1-like, with product MAKKAGSGSSSPKAKTFCDHLALLSSDFTRIPKSDTPCKRCHDVKESWVCLSCKDVFCSRYVNMHFIEHYRQTNHCLTASCRDQRIWCYRCEAFLDARVIPQLRSFLSPSNASKDLSSSSKLENMDALMVAVADLISEPVPSFDLRPADAHSLVGHDELVLAKEGLQKIFDRGLEALADHQVQKEFLAYSAIFLAYHPCPSELKDLSSFGVNLSEETSTFLQAQHKLKVASNLSASITQKKFVLLQQASKYAEVKKEILATDGKVAILKAMIKGLESEIKNLEASDREKTHEVLDTIDTQVTTVRDGLVSDLAQASAMEGMTRAANELVTQRQSAWDSLRTTFAKLS from the exons ATGGCAAAGAAAGCTGGCTCTGGCTCTTCTTCTCCTAAG GCAAAGACATTCTGCGATCACCTGGCTCTTCTGTCCTCTGATTTCACCCGCATTCCCAAATCTGATACTCCATGCAAGAG ATGCCACGACGTCAAGGAGAGTTGGGTTTGTTTGTCCTGCAAGGACGTCTTCTGTAGTCGATATGTGAACATGCACTTCATTGAGCACTATAGGCAGACAAACCATTGTCTTACTGCCAGCTGCAG AGATCAAAGAATTTGGTGTTATCGCTGCGAAGCATTTTTAGATGCTCGAGTGATCCCACAATTGCGATCCTTTCTTTCACCCTCCAATGCCTCCAAG GATCTATCCTCTTCATCCAAGCTAGAGAACATGGATGCGCTGATGGTTGCTGTTGCTGATCTTATATCTGAGCCAGTTCCTAGTTTTGACCTTCGTCCAGCAGATGCGCATTCGTTGGTTGGGCACGATGAGCTTGTATTGGCCAAGGAGGGACTCCAGAAGATCTTTGATCGTGGGTTAGAAGCTTTAGCTGATCATCAAGTGCAAAAGGAGTTTCTCGCATACTCAGCCATATTTCTAGCATACCATCCATGCCCATCAGAGTTGAAGGACCTTTCATCATTCGGGGTTAATCTTTCAGAGGAAACCTCTACTTTCCTCCAAGCTCAACATAAGTTGAAGGTGGCGTCAAACCTATCAGCCTCAATTACTCAGAAAAAGTTTGTGCTCCTGCAGCAAGCTTCAAAGTATGCTGAGGTGAAGAAAGAAATTCTTGCCACGGATGGGAAAGTTGCCATCCTTAAGGCCATGATCAAAGGGTTGGAGTCCGAAATAAAGAATTTGGAAGCTAGTGATCGGGAGAAGACTCATGAGGTTTTGGATACCATTGATACACAAGTTACTACTGTGAGAGATGGATTAGTCTCAGACTTAGCACAAGCGTCTGCCATGGAGGGAATGACACGGGCAGCGAACGAGTTAGTAACTCAGCGGCAGTCAGCTTGGGATAGCCTGAGGACTACTTTTGCAAAGCTCTCCTGA
- the LOC117637116 gene encoding uncharacterized protein LOC117637116, which translates to MEEAEQEQEARGLKSVAEAKCKDSNFKSALKYAKRAERLCPNLDGISSMVTAFKILRTASKTPDPNWYKILQVEPFAHTNTIKKNYKKLAFLLHPDKNPHAGSEEAFKLVSEAFRFLSDKLKRKEYDMRLRIRIQDEKIKEGGVGGLGSSVVVERETFWTSCSTCRLFHQFERRYLGHNLVCPSCRKSFKALEVESDENGGGENVKVRTSERLRNATDLASKGKIISNEGLGRRVSDSGEINGGSGGRGKSVSGGNGGEPFGWRLRRRMSSVGEVMERSKPKKAKTSEDMMTLAEMQSEMKKKAQEEKMKMKLKLQDKKDGREKEDKRERLRHNDLKKGKNFEVERRTISKKIKDLGSDKTRCLAVDRSSRVSKSGDLEIMAVEDSDFYDFDKDREERSFKKGQVWAIYDDDDGMPRHYGLIDEVVSVNPFEVKMSWLDLQNNGNEWLASWEKMGFHVSCGRFKVARKTPIYSVNIFSHVVNCERAAREIYRIYPKKGSVWALYNEAALDAGGSNLSVKDKRCYDIVVFLTTYSEMHGLSMGYLEKVDGFKTVFKRREIGSHAIRWLEKNDVRLVSHQIPARKLSGDEAPNLLKDCWELDPASLPPDLLTFGWRR; encoded by the coding sequence atggaAGAAGCAGAGCAGGAGCAAGAAGCTCGGGGGCTGAAATCTGTAGCTGAGGCCAAATGCAAAGACTCCAATTTCAAATCAGCCCTCAAATACGCAAAACGAGCGGAGCGGCTGTGCCCAAACCTGGACGGCATTTCCTCCATGGTCACCGCCTTCAAGATCCTCCGTACAGCCTCCAAAACCCCCGATCCCAACTGGTACAAGATCCTCCAGGTGGAGCCCTTTGCCCACACCAACACCATTAAGAAGAACTACAAGAAGCTCGCATTTCTTCTCCACCCTGACAAGAACCCACATGCCGGTTCCGAAGAGGCTTTCAAACTCGTTAGCGAGGCGTTTCGGTTCCTTTCCGACAAGCTTAAGAGGAAGGAGTATGATATGAGGCTCAGGATAAGGATTCAGGATGAGAAGATTAAAGAGGGTGGTGTTGGGGGTTTGGGTTCGAGTGTGGTGGTGGAGAGGGAGACTTTTTGGACTTCGTGTTCGACGTGCCGGCTTTTCCACCAGTTTGAGAGGAGGTATTTGGGGCATAATTTGGTTTGCCCAAGTTGTAGGAAGAGCTTTAAGGCTCTGGAGGTTGAAAGTGATGAgaatggtggtggtgaaaaTGTTAAGGTTAGGACCAGTGAGAGGTTGAGAAACGCCACCGATTTGGCatcaaaagggaaaataataAGTAATGAAGGATTGGGCAGGAGAGTGAGTGATAGTGGTGAAATTaatggtggtagtggtgggaGAGGGAAAAGTGTGAGTGGTGGTAATGGTGGTGAACCATTTGGTTGGAGGTTGAGAAGGAGAATGAGTAGTGTTGGAGAGGTGATGGAGAGGTCTAAACCAAAGAAGGCAAAGACCAGTGAGGACATGATGACATTGGCAGAAATGCAGTcggaaatgaagaaaaaggcGCAAgaggagaagatgaagatgaagttgAAGCTTCAAGACAAGAAGGAtggaagagagaaggaagataaGAGGGAGAGGCTGAGGCATAACGATTTGAAGAAGGGTAAGAATTTTGAAGTTGAGAGACGGACTATTTCAAAGAAGATTAAGGATTTAGGAAGTGATAAGACTAGATGTTTGGCAGTAGACAGGAGCAGCAGGGTGTCAAAGAGTGGGGATTTGGAGATTATGGCAGTGGAGGATTCtgatttttatgattttgataAAGATAGAGAGGAGAGGAGCTTTAAGAAAGGGCAGGTGTGGGCGatatatgatgatgatgatggaatGCCCAGGCATTATGGTTTGATCGATGAAGTTGTTTCTGTCAATCCTTTTGAGGTGAAAATGAGTTGGTTGGATCTTCAAAATAATGGCAATGAGTGGTTGGCTTCTTGGGAGAAAATGGGATTCCATGTCTCTTGTGGGAGGTTTAAGGTTGCCAGGAAGACTCCCATTTATTCAGTGAATATATTTTCTCATGTCGTGAATTGTGAAAGGGCTGCAAGAGAAATTTATCGTATTTATCCAAAGAAGGGTTCCGTGTGGGCACTTTATAATGAAGCAGCTTTGGATGCAGGGGGAAGCAACCTGTCTGTTAAAGATAAGCGATGCTATGACATAGTTGTGTTTCTGACCACTTATAGTGAGATGCACGGTTTGAGTATGGGGTATCTTGAGAAGGTTGATGGGTTCAAGACAGTATTTAAGAGGAGGGAGATTGGATCCCATGCTATTAGATGGCTAGAAAAGAATGACGTTAGGTTGGTTTCACACCAAATTCCTGCTAGGAAGCTCTCTGGTGATGAGGCTCCAAACCTTTTGAAAGACTGTTGGGAGCTTGATCCTGCTTCTCTTCCCCCGGATTTGCTTACATTTGGTTGGAGAAGATAG
- the LOC117637117 gene encoding histone deacetylase 6, with product MAAQGGSSSAAQAEPFVENEEELIFGAESGWVEARTFCDHLPSLSTDLAHIPAPDTPCNRCQHPNENWLCLCCKDVLCSRFVNKHMLQHFQQTNHCLALSYSDLSAWCFSCDAYLDAQVIPQLRGVYETAYILKFGEAPPLRTV from the exons ATGGCAGCCCAAGGTGGCTCTTCTTCTGCTGCTCAG GCGGAACCATTTGTTGAAAACGAAGAAGAGTTGATATTTGGAGCTGAATCGGGTTGGGTGGAGGCCCGAACATTCTGCGATCACCTGCCTTCCCTGTCCACTGATCTTGCTCACATTCCCGCCCCTGATACTCCCTGCAACAG ATGCCAGCACCCCAATGAGAACTGGTTATGTTTGTGCTGTAAGGACGTCCTGTGCAGCCGTTTCGTGAACAAGCACATGCTTCAGCATTTTCAGCAGACAAATCATTGTCTTGCTCTCAGCTACAG tGATCTATCAGCTTGGTGTTTCTCCTGCGATGCATATTTAGATGCTCAAGTAATCCCACAACTGCGGGGTGTATATGAAACTGCCTACATACTGAAATTTGGAGAGGCCCCCCCGCTCCGGACGGTTTAA
- the LOC117637481 gene encoding 40S ribosomal protein S29: protein MGHSNVWNSHPKNYGPGSRTCRVCGNPHGLIRKYGLMCCRQCFRSNAKEIGFIKYR, encoded by the exons ATGGGGCACTCCAACGTGTGGAACTCTCACCCTAAGAACTACGGCCCTGGATCGCGCACCTG TCGCGTGTGTGGAAACCCTCATGGGTTGATTAGGAAGTACGGTCTCATGTGCTGCAGGCAGTGCTTCCGTAGCAATGCCAAGGAAATCGGCTTCATTAAG TATCGTTAA